The nucleotide sequence GTACTTAGAGTGGTTGTGGGCCGGTAAAGTAGGGGATAAGCCTTTGCTATTATCTGGCTGGCGCGAAACTTTAGTATCAACGCCGTTAACGGCCTTGTCACTGTAGTTTTGTTGTACTATGTATAAAGAAATAAACCCCGACTTTTAGCTAAAAGTCGGGGTTTATTTTTACCTGAATAAAGGGACGCTTACTTTTCAGGTAAGGTCACATTCAGTTCAAGTACTGATAACTTATCATCGTTTTTATCTAATTGAACGGTGATTTGTTCAGGGTCGATATGCACATATTTTTTTATCACCTCAATAATCTCTTGTTTCATTTGAGGAAAATAATCTGGTGCATCACGTTCACCTCGCTGGTGTGCAACGATGATTTGTAAACGCTCTTTGGCTGTCACTGCTGTGGACGGCTTTTTATTGCTTTTAAAATAATCGAGTAATGACATAATTAGCTACCAAATATCCGTTTTAAGAAACCTTTTTTTACTTCAGTGACAAATCTCATCGGCAGTTCCTCGCCTAATAAGCGGTCAACACTGTCGCTATAAGCTTTACCAGCATCACTTTCTTGATCCATGATAACCGGCACACCCGAGTTAGATGCTTTTAGAACAGCTAATGATTCAGGGATCACACCAATAAGCGGTATAGCTAAGATATCTTCAACATCTTCAACACTTAACATCTCACCAGTGGTGACGCGGGCAGGGGAGTATCGAGTGAGTAATAGATATTCTTTTACTGGTTCTAAGCCCTCTTCTGCACGCTTTGACTTACTCTGTAGCATCCCTAAAATTCTGTCTGAATCACGTACCGAACTTACCTCTGGGTTAGTGGTAACGATGGCAATGTCTGCGAAATAGAGCGCCATCATAGCGCCTGTTTCTATACCAGCAGGAGAGTCACAGATAATAAATTCAAAATCTTTGGATAAATCAGATAACACCTTACCTACGCCCTCTTTGGTTAACGCATCTTTATCGCGCGTCTGAGATGCTGGTAAAACAAACAGATTAGGGCAACGTTTATCTTTGATTAATGCTTGATTTAAATTAGCTTCACCATTGATTACATTAACAAAGTCATAAACGACTCTGCGTTCACAACCCATGATGAGATCTAAGTTACGTAGTCCGATATCAAAATCAACAACGACAGTTTTATGTCCTTTTAATGCCAAACCTGTCGCAATAGCGGCACTAGATGTGGTTTTACCTACGCCGCCTTTACCTGAGGTGACAACAATTATTTGTGTCATTTCTAATTATTTCCTTGTGTGCTGTCTTTAAAGTGGCAGAGCTTCGATGGTAAGAGATTCACCTTCGAGACGAACACAGCCACCTTTCGTTGTGCTGTTGAGCTGAATATTTTCAGCAAGCCAATATTGACCTGCTATCGAGACGAGTTCTGCTTCTAAAGCGCGCGCGATAATAACCGCATGCTTGTCACCAGAAGCGCCAGCCATGGCCTTACCACGTAAGTTACCATAAATATGAATACTGCCATCGGCAATCACTTCAGCGCCATTACCTACGGTACCCACAATCACAAGGTCACCATCTTTAGCATAAATTTGCTGCCCTGAACGTACATTTTGTTTCACTATCTTAGTGGTTTTAGGTAAAAGAGGCTGGGTTTGTGATTGCTTACCAGATTTTATGATAGCAAGTCCAAGGGATTTAGCTTGAGCTGAAATAGCATTAATCGCTGCGGTGATACCTACAACGACTAATTGTCTGGATATGAGCAGATCTTTAAGTGCTGCTAGATTATACTCAGTATCTTTAATGCGACCTAGATTAACCACCAGTGGAGCACCAATAAAAAATTGTGGCGCAATAGCCAATTTACTGTCCAGTTCAATGGTCACCTTTTCCAAATCAACCTGGTTAATATGGAGCACTGAGAGTGTAAATGATGAGCCTTTTAACTCTAGACTTGGAGTCTGCATTATGGCCTTGCTCTTTATAAAAAATAATCAGACTTGATACTGATATGCATTATATTAATAGTTGTCCATGTTATAGTGTGACTCAGTCTGAGGCAAGTTGAATAGCAGGAAAGTGGACAGTATATGATCTGTGCAGTATATAAGAGTCGACGTAAGCTAGATAGTTATCTATTCGTTGAAAAACGTAATGAATTTGAACGTGTTCCAGAAGCATTACTTGAGATGTTTGGTACGCCAGAGCTTGTAATGGTATTGCCTTTGATGAAGCGAGATCATTTGGGTTTTGCCGATATTGAGAAAGTAAAGACTGAATTGGCTGATAAAGGTTACTACTTGCAACTACCTCCGCCGTTGGTCAACTTACTCGAGGAGCACAAGCGTGAAATTGGCTATAGTAGAGATTAGTTAAGATAAAAGATTAGCTTAATTTAGGGATACAAAATGACAGGGAAGAATCTCGGGGCCATTAGTGCCACATTTGTGCTCGTTTTTGGTTTCCAGCAAACTGTTTTGGCGCAAGAAAGCAAATTGAAACTTAGTTTTAACCATTACCTTTCTACACTTAAAGATGAAGCCAAAGAGATTGGCATAGACGAGAGGACCATTGAGTCTAGTTTTCCTGACATCAAGTTGTTTAGAACGGCACAAGATACCAATAAAGCTCCATTTAAGGAGGCATCTTCGTTAGATACCTATATTCCTGAACGTGTCCCAGAATGGAAAGTTGAAAAAGCCAGAACCTTTTATAAGCAATATAAGACAGAGCTTGAGGCAATAGGGTTAGAATATGGAGTTCAGCCAAGATTTATTCTTGCACTTTGGGGATTAGAGTCTGATTTTGGCGCCGATACGAGTCAGTATCCGTTGCTGTCTGTGGTAGCCTCACGAGCCTATGAAAATCCCGAGCACGATGAATATAAAGATGAGTTTTTTGCTACGCTTAAAATCCTCGAACAAGAATCTTTGCAAGTCAATGAACTGCTAGGTTCATCTAAAGGTTTGTTGGGACAACCTAAATTTTTACCTAGTCAATATCTTACTTACGCTCAAGATGGCAATGCTGACGGTAAAAAAGATCTATGGAATAATCCTCAAGATGTGTTTGCTTCACTCGCTAATTATTTGAAATTGGTGGGATGGAAAGGTAAAGAAACCTGGGGAAGACAAGTGCTACTCCCCGAAAATTTTGATGAAAAACATTCATCGAGTGCTATTAGCAATACGTTTTCTCAATGGACTGAACTTGGAATAACCCGCTATAACGGCAATGTATTGCCAAAACGTGATGATATGTTGGTTTCATTGATTATTCCAGATGGCTCTAAAGGCCGGGCTTATCTTATTTATGATAATTACCGCACATTGATAAAACGAATGAATTCAGATTACCATGCGTTATCAGTTGCTTATCTTTCTGAGCGGATCAAGTATTCTGAAATCAACTGATCCCTTCTCATGTTCATCAACCGTGACTTCTTTGTATCAGTTGACTAGTGTAAAATAGCCTGCGGAAGTAGGCTTTTTTGTAGAAATTAAATTATGTCATTTTGGAAAGAAAAAACGTTATTTCAGATGGACGCCCTCGAATGGGAGTCTTTGTGTGATGGGTGTGGTAAGTGCTGCTTAAATAAATTGATCGATGATGAAACGGAAGAGCTTTATTACACCAATGCAGCGTGTAAGTTACTAGATCATCAAGAGGGACATTGTGTTCACTACCAAGATCGTTTCAACTTTGTTCCTTTGTGTACTCAAGTGACAGTCGATAATGTCGGTGAGTTAACTTGGCTTCCTGATAGCTGTGCCTATAGACGTCTGCATTTAGGGCGGGATTTACCCTCTTGGCACCCATTAAATACGGGGTCAAAAGAGGCCATGCATCAAGCTGGAATGTCGACTCAAAATAAAGTGAAATGTGAAACAAATATCAAATACATGGAAGATCACATCGTCTTGTGGCCTTTGAGAGATCAAGACTAATACAGCTTAAGAAGTCGTCGTCTTGATTGTACTCATTTATCTTCCTGAGCTGCCTTTACTCGATGCGAGTTTTTCTTGTTTTATTACTTTGTGCCAAAATTCAGCCCCGAGTTCCGCAATCACGCGGGATTCGCCATTGAGTAACATCGCCATGCCTATTTTCAGGCGAGGGGAGTAAGCAACCTCAGCCACGTAACCGGCGACCCAGCCAGCATGGTATACCAGTTCCTCTCCCTCAAAATTATAAACTCTCCAGCCTTTACCATAATGCGCATCTTTGAGGTAAGTTCGCCATTCACGGCGCCTCAACTCTTTACTTGTTCTTACTCCATGTTCCTTGATGTCATGGAGCAGCTGAGGGCTTAATACCTTGGGATTATTGCCTAAGTTGGCAATTAACCATTTTGAAATATCGGTGATACTGGCATTAACGCCGGCTGCCGGTTCAACTTGATAATAGTTAGCTTTAACTCTGACCTTTTTAAAGCCAGAACGGGTTTTAACATGAGGGCTTGCACGGTTATTTGTTGCTAAGAAAGCTTCCATACCGATAGAAGCAGTGTCCATCTTTAAGGGGGTGAAAATGCGTGTTTCAACCAAGTTTGAATAGCTCTTTCCTGTTTGCTGTTCGATAACGGGTTGTATAAATGAAAAAGCGATATTTTGGTAACTGTAACAAGCTCCTGGAGAGCACATGGGAGTGAGTTTAGAAAATTGGGGAATGATTTTTTTTAACTTACCGTTGGCATTAAGAATGTTATCGTAACTGTTTGGCATTAGGCCAGTGCTTTGACCGATTAAATGACCCAGGTTTATTTGTGCAGTTGCGATTTTATCGGCAAGCATAAACTCTGGCATGTACTGAGTTAGAGGATCTTCCCAACTGAACTTATCCTCATGAACCAACATTGTCGCTAAGGTACCTGCGAAGGTTTTCGATACCGAGGCTAGACGAAAAACAGTGTCCTTATTTACGTTTAAAGAACCGTCTTTTTTCCGTTTTCCGTATGTGCTCATTTTCAGTATTTTACTATCTTCGATGATCACAAATGCACCACCGGGTACACCATTTTTTTTGAGCTGTTTGTGGAATTGCTGCTTGAAATTATTGCTTATAGCTTGATAATCAGATTTTGCTTGAAGGTTGGTTGAAAGCAAAAAGCAAGCAAGTCCGATAGGAATTAATTGTTGAGGCCGAGATAACATAAGAGATGCTTCCAAAAAATAACGTATGAATTGCAGCTAAAAAGGGCTTGTGAATACAAGCGCTGCTTGGATAAAAATTCTAGTGTTAGGCTAACAAAAAAATGTAAATAAAACAGCATAGAAAGAAATAAAATATCTTTCTATGCTGTTTATTAATAAAAGTCTTGCCAGGTATTATCGGGCTAGCTAATCTGGTTCTACATTATATTCAATAAATTGTGAAGTATGAAGCTCGCTCTACTCAGTGACCCCTCATCAACAAATGGTATTAACGCGATTAAGCAAGTGTTAGCAGCTTTGCAAAAAAGGGCTGTAAAAGTCGGTTATATTGCTTCGGAGCCAGAACCTGATAGACACTATTTTCGCCAGACTCAAGTGCTTTATAAAAATCTTGGTGCAAGGTTAGAACACTATTTAGAACTTGAAACTGGTTTCGATGAAACTGCTTTCGTTGAACAGCTCTGTTGCGATGTGATCCATTTGGCTGGCGGTGATACCTTCAGGTTCTTAAAAGGGTTACAGCACCGAGGGCTTATACCACGCTTGCGAGAGAACGTAATGGCAGGCGGTGCGCTGATTGGTGTGAGTGCCGGGGCGATGATCATGACACCCTCGATAGAAAGTGCACCTCTGTGTGGTGACAGTAATGGTGTTGGCTTAGATAACTTGTCTGCGCTAGGTGTTACCCCATTTCATTTTATGCCTCATCTGTCAGCAGACATTAATACGCCTGTGGATTTTATTTCAACGTTAACTGAGAGAAACATCGAGTTTGATGACACTCTACTTGAGCAGTTATACCTGTGTCAGGATAATGCTGCTGTAACCTTGATAGATGGGGTAATTGATGAGCTTGGCGGCCCCTTACTCTGGACTCACTGTATTGAGTGCTGATGGACGAAACCTCGATGCAGGTTTCCAGGTTTCATCCGTCGTTAAAATTTTACTGATGGTATTATTTGAGCGCTTGATTAAATCGTGCGAAACCAGCTTCTAAATCGGCAATTAAATCATCAGGGTGTTCCAAACCCACATGCAAACGAATAAGCGGCTTACTACTATCCCAACTTGTTGCTGTTCTGAGTCTGTCGATGCCAAATACCCCTAAGATCAGACTTTCAAAACCTCCCCAAGAAAAGCCCATCTTAAAGTGTTGCATGTTTTCAACCAGTGCCGTGACAGAAGTGAGATCTCCCTCTTTTAGTACAAAAGAGAACAAACCATTAGCTGCAGTAAAATCACGCTCAAAAAACTCATGACCTGGGCAGGTGTCAAAGGCTGGATGCCTGATATGGTCCACTTCGGGGCGAGATTGTAGCCAGTTAGCCACTTTAAGAGCATTTCGTTCATGTTGCTGCATACGAACGGCCAGTGTTCTTAGGCCTCGACTGGCCAGATAGACATCATCGGGTGAAGTACATTGACCCATTAGGTAGCTGTTTTCTCTTAACTGATCCCAATGTGCTTCATTGGCGGTTGCCGTACCCATCATGACATCAGAATGGCCAACAATATATTTGGTGGCAGCTTGGATAGAGATATCAACGCCCATATCGAAAGGACGTGAGTTAATGGGGGAAGCCCACGTATTATCCAACATCACAATTAATTTGTGCTGATGTGCAATCTTGGCTAATGTCGGTACATCTTGGATCTCCATGGTGATGGATCCTGGAGATTCTAAGAACAACACCTTGGTATTGGGCTGGATAAGCTCCCTGATCCCTTCGCCTATCATGGGATCATAATAGGTGGTCTCGATGCCAAACCCTGCCAACAGCTTATTGCATAGATCCCGAGTCGGTTCATAGGCAGTGTCGACCATTAACAGATGATCGCCGGACTTTAGAAATGAGAGTAGAGCGCCACTAATTGCAGCGGATCCTGATGGGTATAGCGCAGTGCCAACACCGCCTTCAAGTTCGGCAATGGCAGCCTGAAAAGCAAAATGAGTTGGTCCACCACGTCGACCATAGAACATCTCGCCTTTTGCTCTATTCTTGGTTGCGAATCGCATCTCTTCCATGGTGTCGAAAACCATGGTTGATGCTCTAAAAACAGGCGGATTGATGACCCCCTTGGTCCATTTTTTGTCACGTCCGACACTGATGATCTGCGTTTCTTTTTTCATAGGGTAATAATTCCACAACTAAAATGTATTTTTAGCCATCTTAACATCTAAACGGCCAAATGAAAGTGGGTTTTAATAAGCCATAATGAGCTTTCAGCTTGTATAGATGACTTGGCCTATTAATCGAGTGGTAGGCTAACCACTATCTCTACGCCATGACTCTGTTTATCACTGCCACTTAATTGCAGGTTTCTGGCGATGATTTTCCCATGGTGAAAGTCGGTAATTAAACGAGCAATATAGAGGCCTAACCCCAGATGCGGTTTGTCTTGCGATTTTTGTTGTCTAACTGACACCATAGACTCAAATATCTGTTCAGCCATATTTTCTGGCAGTTCAGGTCCTAAATTACTGATTGAGAGCTGTGCGAGTTTATTTTTTACCGTGAGAGTGACCGAAATTTGCGTGCCTTTGAGACTAAATTCTAAGGCGTTGGCAATCAACTTATCCATCAATTGTGCAATATATTCTGGTACACCTGTCATCAACAAATCCTCTTCTGAGATATCGGTGATAAATTCTTTATTTGGGTAGGTGAGTTGGTAGCCCTGAACACAACCACTGATAACCTTAGAGAGCGGGAAGGTATCAAGCTCTGCGGTGGATAAGCTCTCTTCTAGTCGGGTCGCTTCGCTCATGTTATTTAGAATCATGTTCAAGCGGCTAACGCCTTCTTGTGCCCGATCAACATATTTACGGCTGTCAGAATCGAGAGTTTGCAAGCCTAGGTGCTCTAGTGACGATCGAACCACGGCAACCGGGGTTCGTAGTTCGTGTGAGAGTCTGGAACTCATATTTTCTAGGTAGTGAGTATACTGGCCTAATCGACTGACAATACTAGCAAAGCTTCTCGATAAGTCGCCTATTTCATCTCTAACTTTTGAGCCTTTAATATGGTTTTTTATTCGGCCTTGACTGTCGATAGCTTCTTCGGCTTCATCCCTGAGCTTACGGATACGACTGGAGATACTGGAGGCGAAGAAAAACAGTGCTAAAGTGCCCATGCTCATGATGGTGATAATGACATTGAAGAGCTTCTCTAAGGCTTTATTTCGTAAGGTTCTGATCCCGTGAGTGGTCTCCTCTGAGATCACAACTCCCATGACTTTATCATCGATCCAAATTGGGCTAGCTGCGGCCAGAATAACCGCTTTATTATCTGGAGTGAGTCGCCACGTTGAACCTTCCTTACCTGCAAGGGCTTGTTGAATGTGGCTGCCACCTAGTACGGTTGAATCTTGTAATGAGTCGATAAAATCTTTAGGCGGGGTTGTCAGTATCCGATAATAAAGCGGGTGCAGGTACTTTTGTTTAAATCGCTGCCATAAGCTTGGATTTAGAGGTTCAGTTATGGTGCGGGTCCAGACGCTGTTACTGGTACGAATGTCGCCGGATTTAGCAAGCACGCGGCCATGTTTGTCTACCACCCAAATTCGTGAACTGTTATGGCTCATCCCTTTAATGATGTTTTCAATTTCTGGAGAGGGCACTAGGACGGTACCTAGCTTATCAACATCATCGATAGCTGAGGTACCTATAATCGTGTCTAAACTTCCCGTTTTAGCGTCGTTAACATCATATATCGCAAAGCCTAGTTTACTGCCTACCATATCCAATGGAATACGCAGTTCGACATTATAACCTAAGGCTGTCTTCACCCATTTTCCTTGGATCTTAATTTCAGGGGTAACAGGTACTGAAAGACTCGGGTCCTCAGGGAGTTCAAAGGCACTTATCCATCCATCTTTGGTGGTTGCTACAATATATCGCTTGAATTTGCCATCGGGAGCTAGAGTGGCAATGGCTAAGTGATCATTACGATCTATCTGTAGAGTATTCTTGCCTCGATAGACGACATTGGGATCGGTGACTTCGAAGAAACCATAAAGATATCCAGCATATTTCCCCACCATATGAGTAAAATTTATGCTTAAAGGGCTATCTGGATTGGCTTTAAATATTTGATGATTTTCACCATAGTTGAGGCTTTTATGCCTGTAGACTGCCCAATCACCGAGTTTGCCATCCAACTGAATGGGCCCTGATAGTGGGTGGGCGTAGAGATCTCTGCCTTGTTGCACTTGGGTTAAAAAACTTGCTTGACTGTCAAACAGCTTAGGTCTTTCATGCAGGGCTGTGGCTAATGCTTGTGTGGTACCTTCTAAGGTTTTCTCTTGGCCATATCTTAAGTATTTTTCCATCTCCCAGACATACTGGTAGCCCAGCCAAGGAAGACAGAGCAAAAATAGTGATAATATGGCGACCTTACTCCTTAACCCTATGGGAAGGTTAAACATAGTTCGTTCTCTGCTTTGAAGTTAATGGTCGTCGCCATGTCGAGTGTGAAATAAACTTGGTGCATATCATTAAAGGACCTGAGGCTCCCAACGGTATCCCATGCCATAAACAGTGTCGATGCAATCAAATTCAGAGTCTTGGGCGATAAACTTTTTTCTTATCCGCTTAACATGGGAAGTGATGGTGCTATCGTCGACATATATTTTTGCTTCTTGCATCAAAGCTTGACGATTTTTAACGTGACCTGGGTGCTTAGCTAACGCGTGAACCATCCAAAATTCGGTGACAGTTAGTTCGATAGGAGCCATGTTCCAGTAAACCTGCATACGATTGGCATCGATAGTTAACGAGCCTCTTTCAAGTAAGTTTTCAATTTCCAATGACTTACCTTGCAGCTCAGCGCGCCTAAACAGTGCAGCCAAGCGGGCGATTAAGTGAGGAAAGCTGACATCTTTGCTGAGGTAATCATCGGCGCCTAAACGTAGGCCACACACAGTATCAAAGTCACTGTCTCTGGCTGTTAGGAAGATGATAGGTAAATTACTGGACATGGCCCTGAGTGATTGGCAAAGCGCAAACCCTCCATCAATTTCATCTTCTAACCCTATATCAATGATGGCTAAATCCGGTAATCGAGTTGTGAATGCTTGCATAGCACTAGGGCGATTGGCGTATGCCTGAACGCTATAGCCTTGCTGCTGCAATAC is from Shewanella sp. MTB7 and encodes:
- the pdsS gene encoding proteobacterial dedicated sortase system histidine kinase; the encoded protein is MFNLPIGLRSKVAILSLFLLCLPWLGYQYVWEMEKYLRYGQEKTLEGTTQALATALHERPKLFDSQASFLTQVQQGRDLYAHPLSGPIQLDGKLGDWAVYRHKSLNYGENHQIFKANPDSPLSINFTHMVGKYAGYLYGFFEVTDPNVVYRGKNTLQIDRNDHLAIATLAPDGKFKRYIVATTKDGWISAFELPEDPSLSVPVTPEIKIQGKWVKTALGYNVELRIPLDMVGSKLGFAIYDVNDAKTGSLDTIIGTSAIDDVDKLGTVLVPSPEIENIIKGMSHNSSRIWVVDKHGRVLAKSGDIRTSNSVWTRTITEPLNPSLWQRFKQKYLHPLYYRILTTPPKDFIDSLQDSTVLGGSHIQQALAGKEGSTWRLTPDNKAVILAAASPIWIDDKVMGVVISEETTHGIRTLRNKALEKLFNVIITIMSMGTLALFFFASSISSRIRKLRDEAEEAIDSQGRIKNHIKGSKVRDEIGDLSRSFASIVSRLGQYTHYLENMSSRLSHELRTPVAVVRSSLEHLGLQTLDSDSRKYVDRAQEGVSRLNMILNNMSEATRLEESLSTAELDTFPLSKVISGCVQGYQLTYPNKEFITDISEEDLLMTGVPEYIAQLMDKLIANALEFSLKGTQISVTLTVKNKLAQLSISNLGPELPENMAEQIFESMVSVRQQKSQDKPHLGLGLYIARLITDFHHGKIIARNLQLSGSDKQSHGVEIVVSLPLD
- the minC gene encoding septum site-determining protein MinC, with amino-acid sequence MQTPSLELKGSSFTLSVLHINQVDLEKVTIELDSKLAIAPQFFIGAPLVVNLGRIKDTEYNLAALKDLLISRQLVVVGITAAINAISAQAKSLGLAIIKSGKQSQTQPLLPKTTKIVKQNVRSGQQIYAKDGDLVIVGTVGNGAEVIADGSIHIYGNLRGKAMAGASGDKHAVIIARALEAELVSIAGQYWLAENIQLNSTTKGGCVRLEGESLTIEALPL
- a CDS encoding Type 1 glutamine amidotransferase-like domain-containing protein gives rise to the protein MKLALLSDPSSTNGINAIKQVLAALQKRAVKVGYIASEPEPDRHYFRQTQVLYKNLGARLEHYLELETGFDETAFVEQLCCDVIHLAGGDTFRFLKGLQHRGLIPRLRENVMAGGALIGVSAGAMIMTPSIESAPLCGDSNGVGLDNLSALGVTPFHFMPHLSADINTPVDFISTLTERNIEFDDTLLEQLYLCQDNAAVTLIDGVIDELGGPLLWTHCIEC
- a CDS encoding cystathionine beta-lyase — its product is MKKETQIISVGRDKKWTKGVINPPVFRASTMVFDTMEEMRFATKNRAKGEMFYGRRGGPTHFAFQAAIAELEGGVGTALYPSGSAAISGALLSFLKSGDHLLMVDTAYEPTRDLCNKLLAGFGIETTYYDPMIGEGIRELIQPNTKVLFLESPGSITMEIQDVPTLAKIAHQHKLIVMLDNTWASPINSRPFDMGVDISIQAATKYIVGHSDVMMGTATANEAHWDQLRENSYLMGQCTSPDDVYLASRGLRTLAVRMQQHERNALKVANWLQSRPEVDHIRHPAFDTCPGHEFFERDFTAANGLFSFVLKEGDLTSVTALVENMQHFKMGFSWGGFESLILGVFGIDRLRTATSWDSSKPLIRLHVGLEHPDDLIADLEAGFARFNQALK
- the pdsR gene encoding proteobacterial dedicated sortase system response regulator, which encodes MKRIAIVEDEAAIRENYKEVLQQQGYSVQAYANRPSAMQAFTTRLPDLAIIDIGLEDEIDGGFALCQSLRAMSSNLPIIFLTARDSDFDTVCGLRLGADDYLSKDVSFPHLIARLAALFRRAELQGKSLEIENLLERGSLTIDANRMQVYWNMAPIELTVTEFWMVHALAKHPGHVKNRQALMQEAKIYVDDSTITSHVKRIRKKFIAQDSEFDCIDTVYGMGYRWEPQVL
- a CDS encoding YcgN family cysteine cluster protein, whose protein sequence is MSFWKEKTLFQMDALEWESLCDGCGKCCLNKLIDDETEELYYTNAACKLLDHQEGHCVHYQDRFNFVPLCTQVTVDNVGELTWLPDSCAYRRLHLGRDLPSWHPLNTGSKEAMHQAGMSTQNKVKCETNIKYMEDHIVLWPLRDQD
- a CDS encoding YcgL domain-containing protein, giving the protein MICAVYKSRRKLDSYLFVEKRNEFERVPEALLEMFGTPELVMVLPLMKRDHLGFADIEKVKTELADKGYYLQLPPPLVNLLEEHKREIGYSRD
- the minD gene encoding septum site-determining protein MinD, with protein sequence MTQIIVVTSGKGGVGKTTSSAAIATGLALKGHKTVVVDFDIGLRNLDLIMGCERRVVYDFVNVINGEANLNQALIKDKRCPNLFVLPASQTRDKDALTKEGVGKVLSDLSKDFEFIICDSPAGIETGAMMALYFADIAIVTTNPEVSSVRDSDRILGMLQSKSKRAEEGLEPVKEYLLLTRYSPARVTTGEMLSVEDVEDILAIPLIGVIPESLAVLKASNSGVPVIMDQESDAGKAYSDSVDRLLGEELPMRFVTEVKKGFLKRIFGS
- a CDS encoding lytic murein transglycosylase; this translates as MTGKNLGAISATFVLVFGFQQTVLAQESKLKLSFNHYLSTLKDEAKEIGIDERTIESSFPDIKLFRTAQDTNKAPFKEASSLDTYIPERVPEWKVEKARTFYKQYKTELEAIGLEYGVQPRFILALWGLESDFGADTSQYPLLSVVASRAYENPEHDEYKDEFFATLKILEQESLQVNELLGSSKGLLGQPKFLPSQYLTYAQDGNADGKKDLWNNPQDVFASLANYLKLVGWKGKETWGRQVLLPENFDEKHSSSAISNTFSQWTELGITRYNGNVLPKRDDMLVSLIIPDGSKGRAYLIYDNYRTLIKRMNSDYHALSVAYLSERIKYSEIN
- a CDS encoding serine hydrolase domain-containing protein; the encoded protein is MLSRPQQLIPIGLACFLLSTNLQAKSDYQAISNNFKQQFHKQLKKNGVPGGAFVIIEDSKILKMSTYGKRKKDGSLNVNKDTVFRLASVSKTFAGTLATMLVHEDKFSWEDPLTQYMPEFMLADKIATAQINLGHLIGQSTGLMPNSYDNILNANGKLKKIIPQFSKLTPMCSPGACYSYQNIAFSFIQPVIEQQTGKSYSNLVETRIFTPLKMDTASIGMEAFLATNNRASPHVKTRSGFKKVRVKANYYQVEPAAGVNASITDISKWLIANLGNNPKVLSPQLLHDIKEHGVRTSKELRRREWRTYLKDAHYGKGWRVYNFEGEELVYHAGWVAGYVAEVAYSPRLKIGMAMLLNGESRVIAELGAEFWHKVIKQEKLASSKGSSGR
- the minE gene encoding cell division topological specificity factor MinE; translation: MSLLDYFKSNKKPSTAVTAKERLQIIVAHQRGERDAPDYFPQMKQEIIEVIKKYVHIDPEQITVQLDKNDDKLSVLELNVTLPEK